From the genome of Muricauda sp. SCSIO 64092, one region includes:
- a CDS encoding type II toxin-antitoxin system RelE/ParE family toxin, with product MGFKVLMLREAVVELHVAECYFASKNLSREFLNDFARQLQFLKTTPYSFQVRYRGIRTLNFEQFNYSIHYKVDEEEVVIYRILNQRQNF from the coding sequence ATGGGCTTTAAAGTCCTTATGCTCAGGGAAGCTGTAGTTGAACTTCATGTCGCTGAGTGCTATTTTGCCTCCAAAAACCTATCGAGGGAGTTTCTGAACGATTTTGCACGGCAACTTCAATTTTTAAAGACCACTCCCTACTCATTTCAAGTGAGGTATAGGGGCATTCGCACTTTAAATTTTGAACAGTTCAATTACTCAATTCATTATAAAGTAGACGAGGAAGAAGTAGTGATATATCGTATTTTAAACCAAAGACAGAATTTTTGA
- a CDS encoding tRNA1(Val) (adenine(37)-N6)-methyltransferase — MKPFKFKQFTIHQDRCAMKVGTDGVLLGAWTSLENHPKNILDVGAGTGLLALQMAQRSQAETIDAIELNANAYEQCVENFEASVWADRLFCYHASFQEFVEEMDESYDLILSNPPFYTENVSSGNPSRDNARQNETLPFRVLIEGVHRLLSDTGEFALIIPKTEEKNVMDLAKEKGLFPNKVLRVRGNPTAPIKRSLIQFSFSEKEVSRKELVIETKRHTYTEAYSHLTKAFYLKM; from the coding sequence ATGAAGCCCTTTAAATTTAAACAATTTACCATCCATCAGGACCGGTGCGCCATGAAGGTAGGTACGGATGGGGTACTCTTGGGGGCTTGGACATCTTTGGAAAACCATCCCAAGAACATTTTGGACGTTGGGGCGGGTACAGGTCTTCTTGCACTACAAATGGCCCAACGGTCCCAAGCCGAAACCATTGATGCCATAGAGTTGAATGCCAATGCTTATGAGCAATGCGTTGAAAATTTTGAGGCTTCGGTCTGGGCGGATCGACTGTTCTGTTATCATGCCTCCTTTCAAGAATTTGTGGAAGAAATGGACGAGTCCTACGATCTTATCCTTTCCAATCCCCCGTTTTACACGGAGAATGTTTCCAGTGGGAACCCATCAAGGGATAATGCCCGCCAAAATGAAACCCTTCCTTTTCGGGTTCTTATTGAAGGTGTGCATAGGCTACTTTCCGATACGGGGGAATTCGCCCTGATCATTCCCAAAACTGAAGAGAAAAACGTAATGGACTTGGCTAAGGAAAAGGGGTTGTTCCCAAATAAGGTATTAAGGGTGAGGGGAAACCCAACCGCACCCATCAAAAGATCCCTTATCCAATTTTCATTTTCTGAAAAAGAGGTTTCTCGAAAGGAATTGGTCATTGAGACCAAAAGGCATACGTATACCGAAGCATATAGCCATCTTACCAAGGCCTTCTATTTAAAAATGTAA
- a CDS encoding DUF7009 family protein, whose protein sequence is MKIRIKGDTVRFRLTKSEVKALCETGTIKEQTHFGNVAFGYAVQMDSNTTAMHAEFKDNNITLFLPKTLGKDWFENNRVGFEHHQKTQTGTLYLLLEKDFTCLDNTLEDQSDNYPNPKLEPNP, encoded by the coding sequence ATGAAGATCAGGATAAAAGGTGACACCGTTCGTTTTCGTCTCACCAAAAGCGAAGTAAAGGCATTATGCGAGACGGGTACGATCAAAGAACAGACCCATTTTGGAAATGTCGCATTCGGCTATGCCGTACAAATGGATTCCAATACAACGGCAATGCATGCCGAATTTAAGGACAACAACATCACACTTTTCCTTCCCAAAACACTGGGCAAGGATTGGTTTGAAAACAATAGGGTGGGTTTTGAGCATCACCAAAAAACCCAAACAGGGACCTTATATCTTCTTTTGGAAAAGGATTTTACCTGCTTGGACAACACCTTGGAAGACCAATCGGATAATTACCCTAACCCAAAACTGGAGCCCAATCCATGA
- the dinB gene encoding DNA polymerase IV, whose amino-acid sequence MNKTILHLDLDTFFVSVERRLNSELQGVPLLVGGITDRGVVAACSYETRGYGIHSGMPMKMARELCPEAKVIKGNAGTYSKVSDEVTEIIKEAVPVFEKSSIDEFYADLSGMDRFFGSYRYATELRRKIIAETGMPISFGLSVNKVVSKVATNEAKPNNQLKIDFGTEKPFLAPLSVKKIPMVGDKTYQTLRNLGIRQVKTIQEMPMDIMQRVLGANGKVIWKRANGMDNTPVIPFHDRKSISNERTFDRDTIDVVKLKGIIMAMTENLAYQLRRGEKLTACIAVKIRYSDFNTYSKQKRIPYTSADHILIPKIMELFDSLYNKRMLVRLVGIRFSHLVSGNYQINLFDDTEEALNLYQAMDKVRNRFGDRAVIRASAIGARTIGRMHNPFNGQPPIVLAHRKQ is encoded by the coding sequence GTGAATAAGACCATTTTACATCTTGACCTGGATACGTTTTTTGTTTCCGTGGAGCGGCGGCTAAATTCGGAACTGCAAGGCGTACCGCTATTGGTGGGTGGCATCACCGATCGGGGAGTGGTTGCGGCTTGCAGCTACGAGACCCGGGGCTATGGCATCCATTCCGGGATGCCCATGAAAATGGCCAGGGAGCTTTGCCCCGAAGCCAAGGTCATTAAAGGAAATGCAGGGACGTACAGCAAGGTATCCGATGAGGTTACTGAAATTATCAAAGAAGCCGTACCCGTGTTTGAAAAATCAAGCATTGATGAGTTTTATGCCGATTTATCGGGTATGGATAGGTTTTTCGGTTCCTATCGATATGCCACAGAACTCCGTAGAAAAATCATTGCGGAGACCGGGATGCCCATTTCATTTGGTCTTTCGGTAAACAAGGTCGTTTCAAAGGTGGCCACCAATGAGGCAAAGCCCAATAATCAACTTAAGATCGATTTTGGCACGGAGAAACCTTTTTTGGCACCACTGTCCGTAAAAAAAATACCCATGGTGGGCGATAAAACCTACCAAACCTTACGGAATTTGGGGATTCGCCAGGTAAAGACCATCCAAGAAATGCCCATGGATATTATGCAAAGGGTACTTGGCGCCAATGGCAAGGTGATTTGGAAACGTGCCAATGGGATGGACAATACCCCCGTGATACCCTTTCACGATCGTAAATCGATCTCCAATGAACGCACCTTTGACCGTGATACCATAGATGTGGTAAAGCTCAAGGGTATCATCATGGCCATGACGGAAAATTTGGCATATCAACTGAGGCGTGGCGAAAAACTCACGGCCTGTATTGCAGTGAAGATTCGATATTCGGATTTTAACACCTACTCCAAACAAAAACGGATTCCATATACCAGTGCCGATCATATTCTGATCCCAAAGATTATGGAACTGTTTGATTCGCTGTACAATAAACGAATGTTGGTACGATTGGTGGGTATCCGGTTCAGTCATTTGGTATCCGGCAATTATCAGATCAACTTGTTTGACGATACCGAAGAGGCGCTGAATTTGTACCAGGCCATGGACAAGGTACGTAACCGCTTTGGTGACCGGGCGGTTATCAGGGCCTCGGCAATTGGGGCAAGGACCATTGGCAGGATGCACAATCCTTTTAATGGGCAGCCTCCCATAGTCTTGGCGCATAGAAAACAATAA
- a CDS encoding acyl-CoA dehydrogenase family protein: MKPDVFEAPDYYNLDDLLSEEHKLVRDAARQWVKRDISPIIEAYAQKAEFPKQIIQGLAEIGAFGPYIPEAYGGAGLDQISYGLIMQEIERGDSGVRSTASVQSSLVMYPIFAYGTEAQRKKYLPKLATGEWMGCFGLTEPNHGSNPGGMETKFKDMGDHYLLNGAKLWISNSPFADVAVVWAKNEEGRIHGLIVERGMEGFSTPETHNKWSLRASATGELIFDDVKVPKENLLPNKSGLGAPLGCLDSARYGIAWGAIGAAMDCYDTALRYAKERVQFGKPIAAFQLQQKKLAEMITEITKAQLLAFRLGQLKNEGRATTAQISMAKRNNVDMAIKIAREARQVLGGMGITGDYSIMRHMMNLESVITYEGTHDIHLLITGADITGIPAFK, encoded by the coding sequence ATGAAGCCAGACGTATTTGAAGCACCGGATTACTACAATTTGGATGATTTACTTTCTGAAGAGCACAAATTGGTGCGGGACGCCGCAAGGCAATGGGTAAAACGCGATATATCCCCCATCATTGAAGCCTATGCCCAAAAAGCCGAATTCCCGAAACAAATCATTCAAGGTTTGGCGGAAATAGGTGCCTTTGGTCCATATATCCCCGAAGCATATGGGGGAGCAGGATTGGATCAAATAAGTTATGGTCTGATCATGCAGGAAATTGAACGTGGCGACAGCGGCGTACGCTCCACGGCCTCGGTACAGTCTTCCTTGGTGATGTACCCCATTTTTGCTTATGGTACCGAAGCGCAACGTAAAAAGTATTTGCCCAAATTGGCCACGGGGGAATGGATGGGCTGTTTTGGTTTGACCGAACCGAACCATGGTTCCAATCCCGGGGGTATGGAAACCAAGTTCAAGGATATGGGGGACCACTATCTTTTAAATGGCGCCAAGTTATGGATTTCCAATTCGCCCTTTGCCGATGTAGCCGTGGTATGGGCAAAAAACGAGGAAGGTAGGATCCATGGATTGATCGTGGAGCGGGGGATGGAAGGTTTCTCTACTCCGGAGACCCACAACAAATGGTCCCTTCGTGCCTCGGCAACCGGGGAATTGATTTTTGATGATGTAAAAGTCCCCAAAGAAAACCTATTGCCCAATAAGTCGGGATTGGGAGCCCCACTGGGATGTTTGGATTCTGCGCGTTACGGTATTGCCTGGGGCGCCATTGGAGCGGCCATGGACTGTTACGATACGGCCCTGCGCTATGCCAAGGAACGCGTTCAATTTGGAAAGCCCATAGCCGCTTTTCAGCTCCAGCAGAAGAAATTGGCAGAGATGATTACGGAAATTACCAAGGCACAGTTATTGGCCTTCCGATTGGGGCAATTAAAAAATGAAGGGCGCGCCACAACGGCCCAAATTTCCATGGCCAAACGCAATAATGTGGACATGGCCATCAAAATAGCCAGGGAAGCCAGGCAAGTTTTGGGTGGAATGGGAATTACGGGGGATTACAGTATTATGCGCCATATGATGAACCTGGAAAGTGTGATCACCTATGAGGGAACACACGATATCCACCTTTTGATCACTGGGGCGGATATTACGGGAATCCCTGCTTTTAAATAA
- a CDS encoding FdhF/YdeP family oxidoreductase, protein MSKSTTFKRTISLTGNIKFTGLELKEPMDVSAGMLGIKEALRHSVKEMGIMRSMRALLEMNQEKGFRCPSCAWPVPENPSKIAEYCENGAKALADEATLEKIGADFFAKHSVEALSQLSDYELNKFGRLTEPLVLRPGKVHYEPISWEDAYELMAQELRNVPHPDEAIFYTSGRSSNEAAFLYGMFARAFGTNNMPDCSNMCHESSGVALSQTLGIGKGSVKVDDLYGADVVLVVGQNPGTNHPRMLSALEKCKKNGGKIISINPLAETAMVKFKNPQKVGSMLGGGTAIADIHLQVKINEDIALAKLLLKKLVALDAEQGNILDHDFIQNYVAGYDALLNDLNGFDETTLVKRTGVSQEKIDEAVELLATKPNIIICWAMGITQHKNAVETIQEYVNILLLKGALGKPFAGTCPVRGHSNVQGDRSVGIMHYVSKELNRRISENLGFDPPTKAGHDTVGAIKAMYEGKAKVFVCLGGNFVMAASDTAYTAEAVQNCTLTVQISTKLNRSHLVTGETALLLPTFGRSEKDVKKGNPQFLTMESSTGKVRQSKGLLKPASAHIKSEPEIIGMLAHTYFQGKHPLPWKELAYDYEKIRSLIDKTVKGFKDTSARSKGHGYYLPNNVRDRDFGKLPNGKAQLTLNQLPEVVFEKDELLLMTIRSHDQFNTTIYGLHDRYRGIHNERRVIFLNPVDMEKRGIEKKQVLNLISKYHGQERKAEQFLAIPYDIPEGNAAAYFPETNLLVPIDEFADKSRTPISKSIRIRLEKVNA, encoded by the coding sequence ATGTCCAAAAGCACCACTTTCAAACGAACCATTTCCCTTACGGGCAACATAAAATTTACGGGGCTGGAACTCAAAGAACCTATGGACGTTTCCGCTGGAATGTTGGGGATAAAAGAGGCCCTGCGGCACAGTGTCAAAGAAATGGGGATCATGCGTTCCATGAGGGCACTCCTGGAAATGAACCAGGAAAAGGGCTTTCGTTGTCCCAGTTGTGCCTGGCCCGTTCCGGAAAATCCTTCCAAAATTGCGGAATACTGTGAAAATGGGGCAAAAGCCCTGGCCGATGAGGCCACCTTGGAAAAGATAGGGGCCGATTTTTTTGCCAAACACTCCGTGGAAGCACTTTCACAATTAAGTGATTATGAACTCAACAAGTTTGGACGACTGACGGAACCCTTGGTGCTACGACCTGGAAAAGTACATTATGAACCTATTTCCTGGGAGGATGCTTATGAATTGATGGCCCAGGAATTAAGAAATGTACCCCATCCGGACGAGGCGATCTTTTACACCTCCGGTCGTTCCAGTAACGAAGCTGCTTTTTTGTACGGCATGTTCGCAAGGGCATTTGGCACGAACAATATGCCCGATTGTTCCAATATGTGTCATGAATCTTCCGGAGTGGCCCTTTCGCAGACCCTGGGCATTGGAAAGGGCTCCGTAAAAGTGGACGATCTGTATGGGGCCGATGTGGTCCTGGTGGTGGGCCAAAACCCTGGGACCAACCACCCCAGAATGCTCTCTGCCCTGGAGAAGTGCAAGAAAAATGGGGGAAAGATCATTAGTATCAATCCCTTGGCCGAAACGGCCATGGTCAAATTCAAAAACCCACAAAAGGTAGGGAGCATGTTGGGAGGAGGAACTGCAATTGCGGACATCCACCTTCAGGTAAAAATCAATGAGGACATCGCATTGGCAAAATTACTATTGAAAAAACTGGTTGCCCTTGATGCCGAACAAGGCAATATCCTTGACCATGACTTTATCCAAAATTATGTGGCGGGGTATGACGCCCTTTTAAACGATTTAAATGGTTTTGATGAAACCACACTTGTAAAGCGTACCGGAGTTTCCCAGGAAAAAATAGATGAAGCGGTGGAACTGTTGGCCACAAAACCCAATATCATTATATGTTGGGCCATGGGGATTACCCAGCACAAAAATGCCGTGGAAACCATTCAGGAATATGTAAATATTCTACTCTTAAAGGGTGCATTGGGAAAACCGTTTGCAGGGACCTGTCCCGTTAGGGGCCATAGCAATGTACAGGGGGACAGGAGTGTTGGCATTATGCACTATGTCAGCAAGGAACTCAATCGGCGCATATCCGAAAATTTAGGTTTCGATCCCCCAACCAAAGCGGGCCATGATACCGTTGGGGCCATAAAAGCCATGTATGAGGGCAAGGCCAAGGTATTCGTTTGCCTGGGCGGTAATTTTGTGATGGCCGCTTCGGATACGGCCTATACGGCGGAGGCCGTCCAAAACTGTACATTAACGGTACAGATAAGCACCAAACTGAATCGTAGCCATTTAGTGACTGGGGAAACTGCCCTGTTATTACCCACTTTTGGCCGTTCCGAAAAAGATGTGAAAAAAGGGAATCCCCAATTTTTGACCATGGAAAGCAGTACGGGAAAGGTACGGCAAAGCAAAGGGCTCCTAAAGCCCGCATCGGCGCACATTAAGAGTGAACCGGAAATCATTGGGATGTTGGCACACACCTATTTTCAGGGAAAACATCCATTGCCATGGAAAGAACTGGCCTACGATTACGAAAAAATCCGAAGCTTAATTGACAAAACGGTGAAAGGATTCAAGGATACCAGTGCCCGTTCAAAAGGTCATGGCTACTACCTGCCCAACAATGTCCGGGATAGGGATTTCGGCAAACTGCCCAATGGAAAGGCACAATTGACCCTAAATCAACTCCCGGAAGTGGTATTCGAAAAGGACGAACTGTTGTTAATGACCATTCGTTCGCACGATCAGTTCAACACCACAATATATGGGTTGCATGACCGCTACAGGGGAATCCATAACGAACGAAGGGTGATTTTTCTCAATCCCGTTGATATGGAAAAGCGAGGTATTGAAAAAAAACAGGTACTCAATTTGATCAGCAAATACCACGGACAGGAACGGAAAGCCGAACAGTTTTTAGCGATTCCCTATGACATCCCGGAGGGCAATGCAGCAGCATATTTCCCGGAGACCAATCTTTTGGTTCCCATTGATGAGTTTGCGGATAAGAGCCGGACCCCGATAAGCAAATCGATAAGGATTCGTCTTGAAAAAGTGAACGCCTGA
- the argH gene encoding argininosuccinate lyase, whose product MKLWDKGFSTDKKIDHFTVGNDRELDLLLAKYDVMASTAHAKMLAKVGLLAKEEGEALVRELDVIAKSIEKGEFVIETDFEDMHSKIEFLLTEKLGDTGKKIHTARSRNDQVLVAMQLYLKDELKEIKFLAKSLFDLLLELAEKHQKVLLPGYTHLQIAMPSSFGLWFSAYAESLVDDLFFIEAAYRTADQNPLGSAAGYGSSFPIDRSFTTKEMGFETLKYNVIAAQMGRGKVEKGTAFGLSSVAGTLSKLAMDITLFMSQNFDFISFPNELTTGSSIMPHKKNPDVFELIRAKCNKIQSIPNQLTLIINNLPSGYHRDLQLVKESILPALQDMKACLEMMTFSLREIKVKENILDDAKYDYLFSVDTLNEMVKNGMPFRDAYKTMGKAIENGNFKPKKDIAHTHEGSLGNLCLKEIRNKMDQFYT is encoded by the coding sequence CGATAAAAAAATAGACCACTTTACCGTGGGCAATGACAGGGAATTGGATTTGCTATTGGCAAAATATGATGTGATGGCCTCTACCGCCCATGCCAAAATGTTGGCTAAAGTGGGATTACTCGCCAAGGAGGAAGGAGAAGCCCTGGTAAGGGAATTGGATGTTATCGCAAAATCCATTGAAAAGGGCGAATTTGTTATTGAAACCGATTTTGAGGACATGCACTCCAAAATTGAATTTCTGCTCACCGAAAAGCTGGGTGATACCGGAAAAAAAATCCACACGGCCCGATCGAGGAACGACCAGGTTTTGGTTGCCATGCAATTGTACCTCAAGGACGAATTGAAGGAAATTAAATTCCTGGCGAAGTCCCTGTTTGACCTGTTGTTGGAATTGGCCGAAAAACACCAGAAGGTATTGCTGCCAGGATATACCCATCTGCAAATCGCCATGCCTTCTTCCTTTGGCTTATGGTTCTCGGCCTATGCAGAGAGTTTGGTGGACGATCTGTTTTTCATTGAAGCTGCCTACAGGACTGCCGATCAAAATCCACTGGGAAGTGCTGCGGGCTATGGCAGTTCCTTCCCCATTGACCGAAGTTTCACTACCAAAGAAATGGGTTTTGAAACTTTAAAATACAATGTTATCGCAGCACAAATGGGCCGTGGGAAAGTGGAAAAGGGTACCGCTTTTGGACTTTCCAGCGTTGCTGGTACCTTGTCAAAACTGGCCATGGATATTACGCTTTTTATGAGCCAGAATTTTGATTTTATCTCCTTTCCCAATGAATTGACCACTGGAAGTAGCATTATGCCCCACAAAAAGAACCCCGATGTATTTGAGTTGATCCGGGCCAAATGCAATAAGATCCAATCCATTCCCAATCAATTGACCTTGATCATCAATAACCTGCCCAGTGGATACCATAGGGATTTACAATTGGTAAAGGAAAGTATCCTGCCCGCCCTACAGGATATGAAAGCCTGTTTGGAGATGATGACTTTTAGTCTCAGGGAAATCAAGGTAAAGGAAAACATCCTTGACGATGCAAAATACGATTACCTTTTTAGCGTGGACACCCTAAATGAAATGGTCAAAAATGGCATGCCCTTCCGTGATGCGTACAAGACCATGGGCAAAGCCATTGAAAATGGCAACTTTAAACCCAAAAAGGACATTGCGCATACCCATGAGGGCAGTTTGGGGAATTTGTGCCTAAAGGAAATCCGAAATAAGATGGACCAGTTCTACACTTAG
- a CDS encoding DNA polymerase III subunit alpha, with translation MYLNCHTYYSLRFGTFSERELLRLAQRNHLKQLVLTDINNTSACLNFVREAPKYDITPVLGIDFRNGVDQCFVGIAKNNNGYQELNQFLSHHLHNGIGIPQQAPNFKDVFVIYPFEKVHSHQKETFLDHEYIGVSIKNLRKLPFSRLKDHRDKLVVQQPVTFRGKRDFNAHRLLRAIDNNVLLSKLEETEVASADEKMYPLENLAAAFSEYPHILENTQHLLQQCAIYFDFSKDRKPQNLKCYTTSEKEDGELLEKLCHEGLPKRYKNGVSEIIKKRLTKELTLIKKMGFVSYFLINWDIVSHAREKGFYYVGRGSGANSIVAYLLYITDVDPIELDLYFERFINLYRANPPDFDVDFSWRDREYMTQYIFNRFDHVALVGTYVTFKRKGVIRELGKVFGLPKDEIDALSNGTLPPSRIDSMARLVLTYGKLVEGMPNYVSVHASGILISEKPLHHFSATFMPPKGFATAHFDMVIAEDVGLFKFDILAQRGLGKIKDTVAIIKQNQPEKANFDIHDVSGFYTNPVINNLIKTAQCMGCFYVESPAMRMLLKKLEVDNYLGLVAASSIIRPGVAKSGMMREYILRHRNPTRAEEKAHPVMLNIMPETYGVMVYQEDVIKVAHYFADLTLGEADVLRRGMSGKFRSREEFEKVKGKFRSNCIKKGYDEKLIDGIWDQVASFAGYAFAKGHSASYAVESYQSLFLRAYFPLEFMVAVLNNGGGFYRPEFYVNEARMLGATIHPPCINLSHIANVIHGKHIYLGLMYLRELEERVMRSILKEREANGKFTSLENFVDRVMISIEQISILIRIDALRFTGTNKHELLWKAHLMLSKTKRLDHPKLFPPKCRNFQIPELHTTPPETAFEQWELLGFPLCNPFELLQEPPKNKNGQRDLERYLNKHIDIYGYLVTVKNTSTHKGERMHFATLLDWYGEVFDTVLFPPIAAKYRFRGKGIYRFYGKVVSEFGFLSIEVIKMQKENYIEDPRYADMKTSRKMFTTKK, from the coding sequence ATCTATCTCAACTGCCACACCTATTATAGCCTTCGTTTTGGAACTTTTTCCGAACGGGAGCTCTTGCGTTTGGCACAAAGGAACCACCTAAAACAACTGGTCCTAACCGATATCAATAACACCTCGGCTTGCTTGAATTTTGTACGGGAAGCCCCTAAATATGATATCACGCCTGTCTTGGGCATCGATTTTAGAAATGGGGTTGACCAATGCTTTGTAGGAATTGCCAAAAACAATAATGGCTATCAGGAACTGAACCAATTTTTGTCCCATCACCTTCATAATGGCATTGGGATTCCCCAACAAGCACCAAATTTCAAGGATGTCTTTGTAATCTATCCCTTTGAAAAAGTACACTCACATCAAAAGGAAACGTTTTTGGACCATGAATATATAGGGGTTTCCATCAAAAACTTACGGAAGCTCCCTTTTTCACGATTAAAGGACCATCGGGACAAATTAGTGGTACAACAGCCCGTTACCTTTAGGGGTAAAAGGGACTTCAATGCCCATCGGTTACTCAGGGCCATCGACAACAACGTTTTATTGAGCAAGTTGGAGGAAACGGAAGTAGCCAGTGCGGATGAAAAAATGTATCCGTTGGAAAATCTGGCCGCGGCTTTTTCAGAATATCCACATATCCTTGAAAATACCCAACACCTATTGCAGCAATGCGCTATTTATTTTGATTTTTCAAAAGACCGGAAGCCCCAAAATTTAAAGTGCTATACCACAAGCGAAAAGGAAGATGGCGAATTACTTGAAAAGCTATGCCATGAAGGGCTTCCCAAACGCTATAAAAATGGGGTTTCGGAAATCATAAAAAAAAGGTTGACCAAAGAACTCACCCTTATCAAAAAGATGGGGTTTGTCTCTTACTTCCTCATTAATTGGGACATTGTTTCCCACGCCAGGGAAAAAGGGTTTTACTATGTAGGTCGCGGGAGTGGTGCAAATAGTATTGTAGCCTACCTGCTGTACATTACCGATGTCGATCCCATAGAACTCGATTTGTACTTTGAGCGGTTCATCAACCTATACCGTGCCAATCCCCCGGACTTTGATGTCGATTTTTCATGGCGGGACCGCGAGTACATGACCCAATACATCTTTAATCGTTTTGACCATGTGGCCCTGGTGGGCACCTATGTGACCTTTAAACGAAAAGGGGTCATCCGTGAATTGGGCAAAGTGTTCGGTTTGCCAAAGGATGAAATTGACGCCTTGAGCAACGGCACCCTTCCACCATCAAGGATTGACAGTATGGCAAGGCTCGTTCTTACCTATGGAAAACTGGTGGAAGGCATGCCCAATTATGTTAGCGTACATGCCAGTGGGATACTTATCAGTGAAAAACCGTTACACCATTTCTCGGCAACGTTTATGCCCCCCAAGGGTTTTGCCACGGCCCATTTTGATATGGTCATCGCAGAAGATGTGGGGCTTTTTAAGTTTGATATCCTAGCGCAACGGGGATTGGGAAAAATAAAGGATACCGTAGCCATCATAAAACAGAACCAACCGGAAAAGGCAAACTTTGATATTCATGATGTATCCGGGTTTTATACCAATCCCGTCATTAACAACCTCATAAAAACAGCGCAGTGCATGGGCTGTTTTTATGTGGAGTCCCCAGCCATGCGCATGCTCCTTAAAAAATTGGAGGTGGACAATTATTTGGGATTGGTGGCGGCCAGTTCCATTATTAGGCCCGGGGTTGCCAAAAGTGGGATGATGCGTGAATATATCCTCAGGCATCGAAACCCTACCAGGGCAGAAGAGAAAGCACATCCCGTAATGCTCAATATTATGCCAGAGACCTATGGGGTCATGGTCTACCAGGAAGACGTGATCAAAGTAGCGCACTATTTTGCGGACTTGACCCTTGGCGAGGCCGACGTGCTTCGCCGTGGCATGAGTGGTAAATTTCGCTCGCGGGAAGAGTTCGAAAAAGTAAAGGGAAAGTTTCGAAGTAATTGCATCAAAAAAGGCTACGATGAAAAACTCATTGATGGGATCTGGGACCAAGTGGCCAGTTTTGCAGGTTATGCCTTTGCCAAGGGACACTCCGCCTCCTATGCGGTCGAAAGCTATCAAAGTCTGTTTCTAAGGGCCTATTTTCCCCTGGAATTTATGGTCGCCGTCCTAAATAATGGCGGGGGATTTTATCGCCCTGAATTTTATGTGAACGAAGCGCGAATGCTTGGGGCAACCATCCATCCCCCCTGTATCAATCTAAGCCATATTGCAAATGTCATCCACGGAAAACATATTTATTTGGGATTGATGTATTTGCGGGAGTTGGAAGAACGTGTTATGCGAAGTATCCTCAAAGAAAGGGAAGCCAACGGAAAGTTTACCTCCCTGGAAAACTTTGTTGATCGTGTTATGATTTCAATAGAGCAGATAAGCATTTTAATACGTATCGATGCCTTACGGTTTACGGGCACCAACAAACATGAACTGCTCTGGAAAGCACACTTGATGCTCTCAAAAACCAAACGATTGGACCATCCCAAGCTATTTCCCCCCAAATGCCGCAACTTTCAAATTCCTGAGTTGCATACAACACCTCCCGAAACTGCTTTTGAACAGTGGGAACTTCTTGGTTTTCCATTGTGCAATCCTTTTGAATTATTGCAGGAACCTCCCAAAAACAAGAACGGACAACGGGATTTGGAACGGTATCTCAATAAACATATTGATATTTATGGGTATCTGGTAACGGTAAAGAACACCAGTACCCATAAAGGGGAACGTATGCATTTTGCAACCTTACTGGATTGGTACGGTGAAGTATTTGATACCGTACTTTTTCCTCCCATAGCGGCAAAGTATCGTTTTAGGGGCAAGGGCATTTATCGCTTTTATGGGAAAGTGGTCAGCGAATTTGGATTCTTGAGCATTGAGGTCATAAAAATGCAAAAGGAAAATTATATCGAAGACCCCAGGTATGCCGATATGAAAACGAGTAGAAAAATGTTTACGACTAAAAAATAA